TGAATTGCAGTTACGGGAATGCTTTCCGGCTGACAGGTAATGAGGCTTATAAACAAGTGCTCTATCAGGGCGCCAAGTCCTTGTCAACCCGCTTTAATCCTGCTGCCGGTGTGATTCGTAGCTGGGACTTTGTGCGCAAAGGCTGCGACTGGAAGTTCCCGGTGATTATTGACAATATGATGAACCTTGAACTGCTGTTGTCCATGTCGAAAGCCTACGCCGACGACTCTTTGCAGAACATTGCCTGTACGCATGCCAATACCACTATCCAGCATCACTTCCGGGATGATTATTCCACGTATCATCTGGTGGATTATGACCCTGAAACGGGTGCAGTGCGCGGCAAGCAAACAGTGCAGGGCTTCTCGGACGATTCCTCCTGGAGCCGCGGACAAGCATGGGCCTTGTATAGCTATACGATGATGTTCCGTCTGACGGGGTATCAGAACTATTTGCTGCAAGCCGGGCATATTGCCGATATGCTGCTCCGTCGTTTGCCTGCCGACGGTATTCCTTACTGGGATTTCGACGCTCCGGTAGAAGCACAGACCTATCGGGATGCTTCCGCTGCGGCTATCATGGCCTCCGCCTTTATTGAGCTAAGCCGTTATATCCCCGGCACGGACGCCAAGGAATCTTATCTTGCCATGGCAGAAAAGCAACTCCGTACGCTTGCCTCGAAAGAGTATCTGGCAGAACCGGGTACGAACGAATGTTTCATCCTGAAGCACAGCGTGGGTGCACTTCCTGATAAAAGCGAAGTGGATGTCCCCCTGACGTATGCCGATTATTACTTTTTAGAAGCATTGCTGCGGTATAAGAATCTACAATAATAAAACTAATACAATATGATTATGAAGAACTTACATATAAATATGGCATTTATCTTCGTACTACTGCTGATAACTGCCTCCTGTTCGGACAAGGATGATTCGGCTCCGCGTGTCATTCCCACCATGAACCTGACAGTTTCGGAGATTGCGGACAATACGGCTCTGATTACTTCCGAGCAGCAAACAGGAACTACGTTCGGAGCGAAAGTCATTGAATTCTATCCGGTGGCGGACATCGGCTTTGATTATAACATTGAAGTGAAGCTGGTGAAATTCGTAGAAGAGAACGGAGAACCCGTATCTCTGCCCTATACGCGTAAAATCACCGAAGGATTGCGTCCGGGAGTGAATTACATCAGTGCGATCATCGCCTATAATGCCGAAGGGCGTGCCGTGTGTTCCGCTTTCCAGACCTGGAAAGCTTCAGGAACGGAAGGAGCATGGAGTGACGGCGGTTCTGCCGGTGATCTGGAAGAGAATGAATGGTAAAAATGGTGTAACTCAAAAGAATGAATGGTATGAAAAATAGATTATTTGCAATAGGTGCAATGATTCTCATGATGACAAGTTGCACGCAGGACGAACTTATTTCGTCCGATAACGGCAAAGAACCGGCAACGGCAGGTTCATGTCTGACATTGGTTGGGCTCTCGTCTCCGCAGACGCGTGTTTCTATCGGTGACAAAACAGGGGATGTTTATCCGGTGCTCTGGAGCGAAGGGGATGCCTTGGGCGTGTTCTCTCGTACGGCAGGTACTGACATCAATAATGTGCAGTCTTTATTAAGTGATGAGTCGATCGGACAAAACTCCGGTGTCTTTACTTCGGACGACGTGAAGATGGCGGAAGAAGGAGCTACGGAACTTCTTATTTACTATCCTTACCGGGCAAGTACGGAACTGGCTGAAAATGATAACAAGATAACTTCTACCCTGTCCGTTGAGCAGGAACAAAGCCGTCCCGGCGATAGCCATCATATTGGAAAGTATGGTTTTGCGTTTGCCAAGGCTACGGTAAGCGGTCCGGATATGCTTGCTAAATTTACGTTGAATCATGCGATGGCGTATGTGAAGTTCAGTATCTCGTCACAGGAGCTTTCTACGTACAAGCTCAAGAGTGTTTCTTTATATGACAAGGAGACAAAAACTCCTCTTTCCGGTGTGTTTACAGCTGATTTGGATACGGACGAACTGACCTACGGTACGGATGTGAAACCGTATGCCACTGTTTCACTGACTACTCCCGAACTGCTCGCTTCCGCACAGGATATATACCTGACTACATATCCTGCCGATTTAAGCGGCAAAGAAGTGTACATTGTCATCACTCTGGAGAATGACCGACAGACTGTTACAATTCCTATTCTCAAAGAAGGAAAGCAACTGAAAGCCAATGCTGTTAATACGATTGCTGTCAACAACTTGAAACTTTCGGATAACTCCTGCGAATGGTATGAGCCGGTAGAGACACGTTTATTGGCAGGAGGATGGGCTTATGGCGAGTCCAACTGTCTGTTGACGAATATTTCTACCAGTGGCGTGAGCAATACGATTAGCGTGAAAGCACGTGGTAACTTTATGGAAGTGGAAGAACCCAAGTATGCCAAGACTATACTTAATTGCGATTTGGGTAATGCGAATAAAATGGTTCGGGTAAACGGCTCTGCTACAGATATTAGCCCTGTGAATGGTGATTATACGATTACGGTAACAGGGATTCAAACATATGCCGGACTACCTGGCGGTTGCGGTCAGGTGGCTATCTATGGAGCGGATCAGACTACCGTCATCTGGAGTTTTATTATCTGGATGACCCCTACTCCGGCAGAACATCCTTATGGTAATACGGGATATGTAGTGTTGGATCGTAATCTGGGTACTTATATGACGTGTGAAGGAGACAACTGGAAGCAAAACGGTGTTTACTTCCAATGGGGACGTCCTACGCCGGTCGGCTGGTCGGGAACCGTGGGTACTAATATACCTACCGAAGCCACCAACGTCCGCTTCTCTATAGAAAATCCCCGTTCGTTGCTTTATACCAATAATGTAGATAATACAAAATCCGACTGGTATCTGGGTGCATGGACAGGTGCACGTACCGATCGTAAAGATGACTTCTGGGGTAACCCGAATGAATCGAGCACTTATCTCAATCCTTCTGATGGTCATAAATCTATTTATGATCCTTGTCCGAAAGGTTACCGGGTTGTATCTCCCCGTGTATTGGATGAGATAGAGCAGAAAGGTGAATTTGTGAAACAGAGTGCAACTGCGGTATTTAGATATTGCTATGACGGTACGAACTATGCTTATTGGCCGTTGGCAGGTTGTAAGTGGGGTTCCAACGGCGGTAATAATGGTAACAATACAGGATTGGATGCCAGCAAGAGTGCCGCTTGTTATTGGTCTAACTCATCGGCAAGCAGTTATGGAAATGACAAGGATCAGGGAGCTACTTCTCTGTATTATAAAGTTTCCGATAAGACTTGGACACATTCCTCCGGTCGTTCCCATGCATTCTCCGTGCGTTGTATGAAAGATACCGAGAATCGTTGATTCTCTTCATTGAGAATATGAAATAGAATTCCCCGCTATATGAAAGTTTCTGCCTGTCTCCGGATACAAGGTACTTTCATATAACGGGGAATCTGTTCTGTTTTTAAGAATTTCACGGAAAAAGGAAAGAAAGAAAAGGGCCAAACAGAAAATAAACTGCATGAACAATTGCAAGAATATGCATTATCTCTCTTTTTCTTGTATTTATTTCCTTGAAATATGCACGATATGGTGTAATTAAACCATCCGTTTGCCGTAATCAAACCTTCCGTTTGGTTTAAACAAACCTTCCGTTTGCTATAATCAAACCATCGGTTTCTTTTAATGGAAGCTGAATTGGGTTTTTGAAGAGAATATATTGAGCTATTTTGTTTTTTTCTATTGCTTATTTGTAAATAGCAATCTGATGCATCTCTTGTGAGATAATAACTGTTTGTGCTTTCTATTGGCTACTTTTATTGCAACTTGTTTATTAATAGTACCTGTTTTGTGTTATTTGCGAAATCTGTAACTCTAAATGGCGGGCGTTTTTTATGAAGTGCAAGGAAAGGGTTCGAAATATGAAGAACAGGATAAGTAAAATATGCAATTCTTCATGTTGGCACTTTTTTCAGCGATCAATGTCTTTCTATTCGAATCTTTCTATATTTTTTTGCGTTTCGATCTATTTTGTATACTTTTGTTCAAAATCTATGCTTA
The DNA window shown above is from Bacteroides faecium and carries:
- a CDS encoding glycoside hydrolase family 88 protein produces the protein MRILLISILGLLTLASCTKQEPMEALIDRVFTVAEQQYTTMDTRLTEKTLPRTLSADGEFVPSNIYWWCSGFYPGSLWYIYEYTRTDAVKTLAEKNTLKLDSIQYVTRDHDVGFQLNCSYGNAFRLTGNEAYKQVLYQGAKSLSTRFNPAAGVIRSWDFVRKGCDWKFPVIIDNMMNLELLLSMSKAYADDSLQNIACTHANTTIQHHFRDDYSTYHLVDYDPETGAVRGKQTVQGFSDDSSWSRGQAWALYSYTMMFRLTGYQNYLLQAGHIADMLLRRLPADGIPYWDFDAPVEAQTYRDASAAAIMASAFIELSRYIPGTDAKESYLAMAEKQLRTLASKEYLAEPGTNECFILKHSVGALPDKSEVDVPLTYADYYFLEALLRYKNLQ
- a CDS encoding fimbrillin family protein; its protein translation is MKNRLFAIGAMILMMTSCTQDELISSDNGKEPATAGSCLTLVGLSSPQTRVSIGDKTGDVYPVLWSEGDALGVFSRTAGTDINNVQSLLSDESIGQNSGVFTSDDVKMAEEGATELLIYYPYRASTELAENDNKITSTLSVEQEQSRPGDSHHIGKYGFAFAKATVSGPDMLAKFTLNHAMAYVKFSISSQELSTYKLKSVSLYDKETKTPLSGVFTADLDTDELTYGTDVKPYATVSLTTPELLASAQDIYLTTYPADLSGKEVYIVITLENDRQTVTIPILKEGKQLKANAVNTIAVNNLKLSDNSCEWYEPVETRLLAGGWAYGESNCLLTNISTSGVSNTISVKARGNFMEVEEPKYAKTILNCDLGNANKMVRVNGSATDISPVNGDYTITVTGIQTYAGLPGGCGQVAIYGADQTTVIWSFIIWMTPTPAEHPYGNTGYVVLDRNLGTYMTCEGDNWKQNGVYFQWGRPTPVGWSGTVGTNIPTEATNVRFSIENPRSLLYTNNVDNTKSDWYLGAWTGARTDRKDDFWGNPNESSTYLNPSDGHKSIYDPCPKGYRVVSPRVLDEIEQKGEFVKQSATAVFRYCYDGTNYAYWPLAGCKWGSNGGNNGNNTGLDASKSAACYWSNSSASSYGNDKDQGATSLYYKVSDKTWTHSSGRSHAFSVRCMKDTENR